In one Mycobacterium heckeshornense genomic region, the following are encoded:
- a CDS encoding NUDIX domain-containing protein, with amino-acid sequence MAKLSAGLLLYRVHNGVVEVLIAHPGGPFWATKDEAAWSIPKGEYTEGENPWVVAQREFAEEIGLQAPAGPRIDLGALKQPGGKVVTVFAVPGDLDITNARSNTFQLEWPPRSGTLREFPEVDRVGWFPVAQARTRLLKGQRPFLDRLMAQPALARLHEEH; translated from the coding sequence GTGGCCAAGCTCAGTGCGGGTCTGCTGCTCTATCGCGTGCACAACGGGGTGGTCGAGGTCCTGATCGCCCACCCGGGCGGCCCGTTTTGGGCCACCAAGGACGAGGCCGCATGGTCGATCCCCAAGGGCGAGTACACCGAGGGCGAGAACCCGTGGGTCGTCGCGCAGCGCGAGTTCGCCGAGGAAATCGGTCTGCAGGCGCCTGCGGGTCCGCGGATCGACCTCGGTGCGTTAAAGCAACCCGGCGGCAAAGTGGTGACCGTGTTCGCCGTCCCGGGTGACCTGGATATCACCAATGCCCGCAGCAATACCTTCCAACTCGAGTGGCCGCCGCGCTCGGGAACCCTCCGCGAATTTCCGGAAGTCGATCGGGTCGGCTGGTTTCCGGTCGCGCAGGCCAGGACCAGGCTACTGAAAGGGCAGCGCCCGTTCCTCGACCGGTTGATGGCACAACCTGCGCTGGCGAGGCTGCACGAAGAGCACTGA
- a CDS encoding haloalkane dehalogenase translates to MQILRTPDERFAGIPEFPYTPRYSEVTDGEGGQLRVAWVQDGPDDADPVLMLHGEPSWSFLYRKLIPIVASAGYRVVCPDLVGFGRSDKPARREDHSYARHVEWMRALAFDVLDLRRVTLVGQDWGGLIGLRLAAEHPERFSRLVVANTGLPTGDQPMPEIWWRFREAIQNRPSLDIGGFVQSGCRRPMSEAVRAAYDAPFPDDTYCAGPRAMPGLVPTSPDDPATPANRSAWQKLCASPTPMLVAFSDGDPITGAMAPIFKREMRGAQGIDHPVVRDAGHFLQEDAGEELANYIVEFVRGNPA, encoded by the coding sequence ATGCAGATATTGCGAACTCCCGACGAGCGATTCGCAGGAATTCCAGAATTCCCTTATACCCCAAGGTATTCCGAAGTCACAGACGGTGAAGGCGGGCAGCTGCGGGTGGCATGGGTGCAGGACGGACCAGACGACGCCGACCCCGTGCTGATGCTGCACGGCGAACCGTCGTGGTCCTTCCTGTACCGCAAACTGATCCCGATCGTGGCCAGCGCCGGGTATCGCGTCGTCTGTCCGGACTTGGTCGGATTCGGCCGCTCCGACAAACCGGCCCGCCGCGAAGACCACTCCTATGCGCGCCACGTCGAGTGGATGCGGGCGTTGGCGTTCGACGTGCTGGACCTGCGCCGGGTGACCCTGGTCGGACAGGATTGGGGCGGGCTGATCGGGTTGCGGCTGGCGGCCGAACATCCCGAACGCTTCAGCCGTCTGGTCGTCGCCAACACCGGGCTGCCGACCGGCGACCAGCCGATGCCGGAAATCTGGTGGCGGTTCCGGGAGGCCATCCAAAACCGGCCGTCGCTGGACATCGGCGGTTTCGTGCAATCGGGTTGCCGGCGGCCCATGAGTGAGGCGGTGCGCGCCGCCTACGACGCGCCGTTTCCCGACGACACCTATTGCGCCGGCCCGCGCGCGATGCCCGGCCTGGTCCCGACGTCGCCCGATGACCCCGCCACACCGGCCAACCGGTCGGCCTGGCAGAAGCTGTGCGCGAGCCCGACGCCGATGCTGGTCGCGTTCAGCGACGGCGACCCGATCACCGGGGCGATGGCGCCGATCTTCAAACGTGAAATGCGCGGCGCGCAGGGCATCGACCACCCCGTCGTGCGCGACGCCGGGCATTTCCTGCAAGAAGACGCCGGTGAGGAGCTGGCCAACTACATCGTCGAGTTCGTCCGCGGCAATCCCGCCTAG
- a CDS encoding ATP-dependent DNA ligase — protein sequence MQLPVMPPVSPMLAKPVRSIPSGACYEPKWDGFRAICFRDGDEVELGSRNERPMTRYFPELVAAATAELPRRCVIDGEIVIATDHGLDFDALQLRLHPAASRVRMLATQTPASLIAFDLLALGDTDYTQRPFSERRAALVDALAGSGPSIHVTPATTDLDTARRWFDQFEGAGLDGIIAKPPTITYQPDRRVMFKVKHERTADCVVAGYRVHKSGGDAVGSLLLGLYKDDGTLAWVGVIGAFPMAERKLMFAELQPLVTTFDAHPWNWSTHTLGERPPRRNAGSRWNAGKDLSFVPLRPERVVEVRYDHLDGERFRHTVQFHRWRPDRDPRSCTYAQLEQPVTFRLGDIMPGLGVGSG from the coding sequence GTGCAGCTGCCTGTGATGCCGCCGGTATCGCCGATGTTGGCCAAACCCGTCCGGTCGATCCCGTCCGGCGCCTGCTACGAGCCGAAGTGGGATGGGTTCAGGGCGATCTGCTTTCGCGACGGCGACGAAGTCGAGCTGGGCAGCCGCAACGAGCGACCGATGACGCGGTATTTCCCGGAACTCGTCGCGGCGGCAACCGCGGAGCTGCCGCGTCGGTGTGTGATCGACGGCGAAATTGTCATCGCGACCGACCACGGCCTGGACTTCGATGCGCTGCAGCTGCGGCTGCATCCGGCGGCGTCGCGGGTGCGAATGCTCGCCACGCAGACACCGGCTTCGTTGATCGCCTTCGATTTGCTTGCCCTCGGCGACACCGACTACACCCAGCGGCCGTTCAGCGAGCGCCGCGCCGCCCTCGTGGATGCGCTGGCCGGCTCGGGACCGTCGATTCACGTCACCCCGGCGACCACCGACCTTGACACCGCCCGGCGATGGTTCGACCAGTTCGAGGGGGCAGGGCTCGACGGGATCATCGCCAAGCCGCCGACCATCACCTATCAGCCGGACAGGCGCGTGATGTTCAAGGTCAAACACGAGCGGACCGCGGATTGCGTTGTCGCCGGCTACCGGGTGCACAAATCGGGCGGCGACGCGGTCGGCTCGCTCCTGCTGGGCCTCTACAAAGACGACGGCACACTCGCTTGGGTCGGCGTCATCGGCGCATTCCCGATGGCCGAGCGGAAGCTGATGTTCGCTGAATTACAGCCGCTGGTAACCACTTTCGATGCGCACCCGTGGAATTGGTCCACACACACGCTCGGTGAGCGCCCGCCACGGCGCAACGCAGGCTCACGCTGGAATGCGGGTAAGGATCTCTCCTTCGTACCGCTGCGGCCCGAAAGGGTCGTCGAGGTGCGCTACGACCACCTTGACGGCGAACGCTTCCGCCACACGGTGCAATTCCACCGCTGGCGACCCGACCGCGACCCGCGCTCGTGCACCTATGCCCAACTGGAACAACCGGTTACGTTCCGCCTCGGCGACATCATGCCGGGTCTCGGTGTGGGCAGCGGCTGA
- a CDS encoding ATP-dependent DNA ligase: MKGVDLPVQPPLEPMLAKAQTKVPTDAGVWSYEPKWDGFRALVFRDGDKVVLQSRNGRELGRYFPELLDALRAEVATRCVLDGEVVVPRDIGGRIRLDWESLSQRIHPATSRITMLAQQTPAHFIGFDALATGSASLLGEPLRIRRRALSELVDHRQRCHVTGATEDPQLGQQWLTMFEGAGLDGVVAKRLDGPYLPGKRDMVKVKHARDADCVAIGYRIHKSGQGIGSILLGLYRDDGELQMVGGAASFTAKDRLKLLADLEPLRKGADVVYDGEPSRWNSAADKRWIPIRPEKVAEVAYDQMEGQRFRHAAHFVRWRPDRDPTSCTFDQLDVPATYDLYDVLES; this comes from the coding sequence ATGAAAGGCGTGGATCTCCCCGTGCAGCCGCCGTTAGAGCCGATGCTGGCCAAGGCGCAGACCAAAGTCCCCACCGACGCCGGAGTGTGGTCATACGAACCGAAGTGGGATGGGTTTAGGGCCTTGGTTTTCCGCGACGGCGACAAGGTAGTGCTGCAATCGCGCAACGGCAGGGAGCTCGGCCGGTATTTTCCGGAGCTGCTCGACGCCCTGCGCGCCGAGGTGGCCACCCGGTGCGTGCTCGACGGAGAGGTCGTCGTGCCCCGCGACATCGGCGGCCGAATCCGGCTGGACTGGGAATCGCTCTCCCAGCGCATCCACCCCGCGACCAGCCGGATCACGATGCTGGCCCAACAGACCCCGGCACACTTCATCGGTTTCGACGCGCTGGCCACCGGCTCCGCATCCTTGCTCGGTGAACCGTTGCGGATCCGCCGCCGCGCGCTGTCGGAACTGGTCGATCACCGGCAGCGGTGCCACGTCACCGGTGCCACCGAAGACCCGCAACTGGGGCAGCAGTGGCTGACGATGTTCGAAGGCGCGGGTTTGGACGGGGTTGTCGCCAAACGGCTCGACGGGCCGTACCTGCCGGGCAAGCGGGACATGGTCAAGGTCAAACACGCCCGCGACGCCGATTGTGTGGCGATCGGCTACCGCATCCACAAAAGCGGCCAGGGCATCGGATCGATCCTGCTGGGCTTGTACCGCGACGACGGCGAACTGCAGATGGTCGGCGGCGCAGCATCATTCACCGCCAAAGATCGGCTCAAGCTGCTGGCCGACCTCGAGCCGTTGCGCAAGGGCGCCGACGTCGTCTACGACGGTGAGCCCAGCAGATGGAATTCGGCGGCGGACAAACGGTGGATACCCATTCGCCCGGAGAAGGTCGCCGAAGTCGCCTATGACCAGATGGAGGGTCAGCGGTTCCGCCACGCCGCCCATTTCGTGCGCTGGCGACCCGACCGTGACCCCACAAGCTGCACCTTCGACCAGCTCGACGTACCCGCGACCTACGACCTGTACGACGTGCTGGAATCGTAA
- a CDS encoding DNA polymerase domain-containing protein, with amino-acid sequence MPGPNRGEAEELDVDGITVRLTNPDRVYFPMLGSAGTKRRLVEYYRAVARGPMLTALRDRPTHLQRFPDGIDGEEIYQKRIPRHHPDYLETCRITFPSGRTADALKVTHPAAIVWAAQMGTVTLHPWPVRCPDTEHPDELRVDLDPQPGTGFAEARAIAVDVLKPLLDELGLVGYPKTSGGRGVHVFLRIKTEWDFVAVRRAGIALAREVERRAPDAVTTSWWKEERGKRIFIDYNQNARDRTFASAYSVRRTPIATVSTPLTWQELARADPDDYTLVTVPDLVARRDDPWADMESVRQSIAPLLEMVRADEERGLGDLPYPPNYPKMPGEPKRVQPSRDTDLKKPGSLQ; translated from the coding sequence ATGCCCGGCCCGAACAGGGGAGAAGCAGAAGAACTCGATGTCGACGGGATCACCGTCCGGTTGACCAACCCGGACCGCGTGTATTTCCCCATGCTGGGTTCGGCCGGCACCAAACGCCGGCTCGTCGAGTACTATCGCGCGGTTGCGCGCGGCCCGATGCTGACCGCGCTGCGTGACCGGCCCACCCATTTGCAACGCTTCCCCGACGGCATCGACGGCGAGGAGATCTACCAAAAGCGGATCCCGCGGCACCACCCGGATTACCTGGAAACCTGCCGGATCACGTTCCCGTCCGGGCGCACCGCCGACGCGCTGAAGGTGACCCATCCCGCGGCGATCGTGTGGGCCGCGCAGATGGGCACCGTGACCCTGCATCCGTGGCCGGTGCGCTGCCCGGACACCGAACATCCCGACGAACTCAGAGTTGACCTCGACCCGCAACCGGGCACCGGCTTCGCCGAGGCCCGGGCGATCGCCGTCGACGTGCTCAAACCGCTGCTCGACGAACTGGGCCTGGTCGGCTATCCCAAGACATCCGGTGGCCGGGGCGTGCACGTGTTCCTGCGGATCAAAACGGAGTGGGATTTCGTCGCCGTGCGCCGCGCCGGGATCGCCCTGGCCCGCGAGGTGGAACGCCGCGCACCGGACGCGGTCACCACCTCGTGGTGGAAAGAGGAGCGCGGGAAGCGGATTTTCATCGACTACAACCAAAACGCCCGCGACCGCACGTTCGCGTCGGCATACTCGGTGCGGCGCACGCCGATCGCGACGGTATCCACCCCGCTGACCTGGCAGGAGCTGGCCCGCGCTGACCCCGACGACTACACTCTCGTCACCGTGCCCGACCTGGTGGCCCGCCGCGACGACCCGTGGGCCGACATGGAATCTGTCCGCCAGTCGATTGCGCCGCTGCTGGAGATGGTCAGGGCCGACGAAGAGCGTGGCCTGGGCGACCTGCCCTATCCGCCGAACTACCCGAAGATGCCGGGCGAACCCAAACGGGTGCAGCCCTCCCGGGATACCGACCTGAAGAAACCAGGCAGCCTGCAGTAG
- a CDS encoding GlsB/YeaQ/YmgE family stress response membrane protein, producing MIGSIILAIIVGAIIGVVARLVMPGKQNIGMVMTVLLGAVGGLVGSAVAGAFGYHNANGGIAWIPFIIGVVVAVILIAIYQAVTARRPRTLR from the coding sequence ATGATCGGATCAATCATCCTGGCCATCATCGTGGGCGCGATTATCGGTGTGGTGGCGCGTCTGGTCATGCCGGGCAAGCAGAACATCGGCATGGTCATGACAGTTCTGCTCGGCGCGGTCGGTGGCCTCGTCGGCTCGGCGGTCGCCGGCGCGTTCGGGTACCACAATGCCAATGGTGGAATCGCCTGGATTCCCTTCATCATTGGCGTGGTTGTCGCCGTCATTTTGATCGCGATCTATCAGGCAGTGACCGCTCGCCGCCCCAGAACGCTTCGATAG
- a CDS encoding cutinase family protein: MTIRDIARVLGAAGVLPWTLVGAPSLTASAHADQCPDTEVVFARGTGEPPGVGGVGQAFVDSLESQLAGRSLQVYAVNYPATADYVNSALAGASDAGAHIQNIVAECPKTSVVLGGYSQGAGVMDLVSNQMPAQLANHVAAVALFGNPSSSYAKSLTDGRIPAVNAVYRPKTIDLCLPDDIICADGGNMVPHLLYVQNGMPDQAAAFVASRLQQPSA; the protein is encoded by the coding sequence ATGACCATCCGCGACATCGCTCGCGTGCTCGGCGCGGCCGGCGTGCTGCCGTGGACGCTTGTCGGCGCACCGAGCCTTACCGCGTCGGCTCACGCCGATCAATGCCCCGACACCGAGGTGGTATTCGCCCGTGGCACCGGTGAGCCTCCCGGTGTGGGCGGGGTCGGCCAGGCGTTCGTCGACTCGCTTGAGTCGCAACTTGCGGGGCGATCGCTGCAGGTCTACGCGGTCAACTACCCGGCGACCGCCGACTACGTCAACAGCGCGCTGGCCGGCGCGAGCGATGCCGGCGCGCACATCCAAAACATCGTCGCGGAATGCCCCAAGACCAGCGTGGTGCTCGGCGGATATTCGCAGGGCGCGGGTGTGATGGACCTGGTCAGCAACCAGATGCCGGCCCAGCTGGCCAACCACGTCGCCGCGGTCGCTCTCTTCGGCAACCCGTCGAGCAGCTACGCAAAGTCGTTGACGGACGGCCGGATTCCCGCGGTCAACGCTGTCTATCGCCCGAAGACCATCGACTTGTGCCTTCCCGACGACATCATCTGCGCCGACGGCGGAAACATGGTCCCTCACCTGCTGTATGTGCAGAACGGTATGCCGGATCAGGCCGCGGCATTTGTTGCGAGCCGACTCCAGCAGCCGTCGGCGTAG
- a CDS encoding cutinase family protein — MAGAAVIGCGLLNTAIIADADPCPDAEVVFARGTNEPAGVGAVGQAFVDSLRSQAPRRSIGVYPVNYPATDAFVSSSFAGAADARAHVENTVATCPDTRLVLGGYSQGAGVIDMATESMPPRVADHVAAVALFGNPESTFARTLGGGRLPTISPLYRPKTIDLCVPDDPICSEGRNPAAHVAYIQSGMTNQAASFAAGRL; from the coding sequence GTGGCGGGCGCCGCGGTGATCGGCTGCGGGTTGCTGAACACGGCGATCATCGCCGATGCGGACCCCTGTCCCGACGCCGAAGTGGTGTTTGCTCGTGGCACCAATGAGCCTGCGGGCGTCGGCGCGGTCGGCCAGGCGTTCGTCGATTCGCTCAGAAGCCAAGCGCCGCGGCGTTCGATCGGCGTCTACCCGGTGAACTACCCGGCGACCGACGCCTTTGTCAGCAGCTCGTTCGCCGGTGCCGCTGATGCCCGCGCTCACGTGGAAAACACGGTCGCGACCTGCCCCGACACCCGGCTCGTGCTCGGCGGATATTCGCAGGGCGCGGGGGTGATCGATATGGCCACCGAGTCGATGCCGCCGCGGGTGGCCGACCACGTCGCCGCGGTGGCGCTGTTCGGCAACCCGGAAAGTACCTTCGCGCGGACGTTGGGCGGGGGCCGGCTGCCCACGATCAGCCCGCTGTACCGTCCGAAAACCATCGACTTGTGCGTTCCCGACGACCCGATCTGCTCCGAAGGCAGGAATCCCGCGGCGCACGTCGCCTATATCCAGTCGGGTATGACGAACCAGGCCGCGTCATTCGCGGCTGGTCGGCTCTAG
- a CDS encoding DUF5078 domain-containing protein — protein sequence MRRNRRKPVLCAGAAAMLALGIAATALPGRAAADSTDDYPIPRRIINTTCTAEQLLAAARDYAPVYYERYMNDYHFHQNFQQAVQDKAHWFFSLTPAERRQYSDHLYEPGVRDPMTIQWVNNFKIFFNNKGVVAKETDHCAEYPPNDMSVWDW from the coding sequence ATGCGTCGCAATCGTCGGAAACCAGTCCTGTGCGCCGGTGCGGCGGCAATGCTTGCCCTCGGCATCGCCGCCACGGCCCTTCCCGGCCGCGCAGCGGCGGACTCCACAGACGACTACCCGATCCCGCGGCGGATCATCAACACCACGTGCACCGCCGAGCAACTGCTGGCCGCCGCCAGAGACTACGCTCCGGTGTACTACGAGCGGTATATGAACGACTACCACTTCCACCAAAATTTTCAGCAGGCAGTCCAGGACAAGGCGCACTGGTTCTTTTCATTGACGCCCGCGGAGCGCAGGCAATACTCGGACCACTTGTATGAGCCGGGCGTACGCGACCCGATGACGATCCAATGGGTCAACAACTTCAAGATCTTCTTCAACAACAAGGGCGTCGTCGCCAAGGAAACCGACCACTGCGCTGAATACCCACCGAACGACATGTCCGTGTGGGACTGGTGA
- a CDS encoding RND family transporter: MSAHSADAPTDALRVAGEPIHERLPRWIRRLAVPILLAWVAVTVVLNLVVPQLDVVGQMRTVSMSPKDAPSMIAMKRVGQVFHEFKSDSSAMVVLEGDRPLGDAAHHYYDGLVAKFRADTKHVENVQDFWSDPLTAAGSQSPDGKAAYVQVYLAGNQGESLANESVEAIQTILKNNPPPPGIHVYATGAAPLLADQHIAGDRSLKLITSLTFLVIIVMLLFVYRSIITVLIVMAMVFLELAVARGVVAFLGYHNIIGLSTFAVNLLVMLAIAAATDYAIFLIGRYQEARTVGEDRESAFYTMYRGTGHVILGSGLTIAGATFCLRFTRLPYFQTLGVPLAIGMLVVVFAALTLGAAAVVVASHFGLLEPRRAMRIRGWRKIGAAVVRWPAPVLAATVAIALVGLITLPSYRPGYDNRNYMPADIPANVGYAAADRHFAQARMNPELLLIETDHDMRNPADFLVINRVAKAVFQVPGIARVQAITRPQGTPINHTTIPFMISMQGTTQQLNMKYMLDRMNDMLVQADEMQKTINNMEKMLDITRQMADTTHSMVGKMHGMVADIQELRDQIANFDDFWRPIRSYFYWEKHCFDIPICWSLRSIFDALDGVDTMTDDITNLMPDMDRLDTLMPQMLTIMPPMIETMKTMKTMMLTMQQTMGGLQHQMQAMMDNQSAMGHAFDDAKNDDSFYLPPEAFDNPDFKRGVKMFLSPDGHAVRMIIFHEGDPMSPEGISHVTPIKRAVHEAIKATPLEGSKVYLGGTAAIYKDMSTGATWDLIIAGIASLCLIFIVMLVITRSIIAAAVIVGTVLLSLGSAFGLSVLIWQHIVGLDVHWMVLAMSVIILLAVGSDYNLLLVARFKEEIHAGLKTGIIRAMGGSGSVVTSAGLVFAFTMMAMVVSDLRVIGQVGTTIGLGLLFDTLVVRSFMTPSIAALLGRWFWWPQRVRTRPARHRAAPTAPVSRELAEARS, translated from the coding sequence ATGAGCGCCCACTCGGCCGACGCGCCCACCGACGCGTTGCGGGTAGCCGGTGAGCCGATACACGAGCGGTTGCCGCGCTGGATCCGCCGGCTGGCGGTGCCGATTCTGCTCGCGTGGGTTGCGGTCACCGTGGTGTTGAACCTGGTTGTCCCCCAATTGGACGTCGTGGGCCAGATGCGGACGGTGTCGATGAGCCCCAAAGACGCGCCATCGATGATCGCGATGAAGCGCGTCGGTCAGGTCTTCCACGAATTCAAATCCGACAGCTCGGCGATGGTCGTGTTGGAGGGCGATCGCCCCCTCGGTGACGCGGCCCACCACTACTACGACGGCCTGGTCGCCAAGTTCAGGGCGGACACCAAACACGTCGAGAACGTCCAGGACTTCTGGAGCGACCCGCTGACCGCGGCGGGCTCGCAGAGCCCTGACGGCAAAGCGGCCTACGTTCAGGTGTATCTCGCCGGTAATCAGGGTGAGAGCCTGGCCAACGAGTCGGTCGAGGCGATCCAGACCATCCTCAAGAACAATCCACCACCGCCCGGAATCCACGTGTATGCCACCGGGGCGGCGCCGCTGCTGGCCGACCAGCACATCGCCGGTGACCGCAGCCTCAAGCTGATCACCAGCCTCACCTTCCTGGTGATCATTGTGATGCTGCTGTTCGTCTACCGGTCGATCATCACGGTGTTGATCGTGATGGCAATGGTGTTCCTGGAGTTGGCGGTGGCCCGCGGCGTGGTGGCATTCCTGGGCTACCACAACATCATTGGGCTCTCCACATTCGCGGTGAACCTGCTTGTGATGCTGGCCATCGCTGCGGCGACCGACTATGCCATCTTTTTGATCGGCCGCTACCAGGAAGCCCGCACCGTCGGCGAGGACCGCGAGTCCGCGTTCTACACGATGTATCGCGGGACGGGCCACGTGATCCTGGGCTCGGGTCTGACGATCGCGGGCGCGACCTTCTGCCTGCGTTTCACCCGGTTGCCCTATTTCCAGACCCTCGGTGTTCCGCTGGCGATCGGCATGCTCGTCGTGGTGTTCGCCGCGCTGACGCTCGGAGCGGCGGCCGTTGTGGTGGCCAGTCATTTCGGGCTGCTCGAGCCGCGACGGGCGATGCGGATACGCGGCTGGCGAAAGATCGGCGCGGCGGTCGTGCGCTGGCCGGCTCCCGTCCTGGCCGCGACGGTGGCCATCGCCCTGGTCGGCCTGATCACCTTGCCCAGCTATCGGCCCGGCTACGACAACCGCAACTACATGCCGGCCGACATCCCGGCGAACGTGGGATATGCCGCCGCGGACCGGCACTTCGCGCAAGCCCGGATGAATCCCGAATTGCTGCTGATCGAAACCGATCACGACATGCGAAACCCCGCCGACTTCCTGGTGATCAACCGGGTGGCCAAGGCCGTCTTCCAGGTGCCCGGCATCGCGCGGGTACAGGCCATCACGCGGCCCCAGGGGACGCCGATCAATCACACGACGATCCCGTTCATGATCAGCATGCAGGGCACCACCCAGCAGCTGAACATGAAGTACATGCTGGACCGCATGAACGACATGCTGGTGCAGGCCGACGAAATGCAAAAGACCATCAACAACATGGAGAAGATGCTCGACATCACCCGGCAGATGGCGGACACCACGCACAGCATGGTCGGCAAGATGCACGGCATGGTCGCCGACATTCAGGAGTTACGAGATCAGATCGCGAACTTCGACGACTTCTGGCGACCGATCCGCAGCTACTTCTATTGGGAGAAGCACTGTTTCGACATTCCCATCTGCTGGTCGCTGCGGTCGATCTTCGACGCACTGGACGGCGTTGACACGATGACCGATGACATCACGAACTTGATGCCGGACATGGACCGGCTCGACACGCTGATGCCGCAGATGCTCACGATCATGCCGCCGATGATCGAGACCATGAAGACGATGAAGACCATGATGCTGACCATGCAGCAAACCATGGGCGGCCTTCAGCATCAGATGCAGGCGATGATGGACAACCAGTCCGCGATGGGCCACGCATTCGACGACGCCAAAAACGACGACTCGTTCTATCTGCCGCCGGAAGCCTTTGACAATCCCGATTTCAAGCGCGGCGTAAAAATGTTCCTGTCGCCCGACGGCCATGCGGTCCGGATGATCATCTTCCACGAAGGTGATCCCATGTCACCGGAAGGTATTTCGCACGTCACCCCGATAAAGCGGGCCGTACACGAGGCCATCAAGGCCACGCCGCTGGAGGGCTCCAAGGTGTACCTCGGTGGTACGGCTGCCATCTACAAAGACATGTCCACCGGGGCGACGTGGGACTTGATCATCGCCGGAATCGCCTCGCTGTGTTTGATTTTCATCGTGATGCTGGTCATCACCCGAAGCATCATCGCCGCTGCCGTCATCGTCGGCACCGTGCTGCTCTCGCTGGGCAGCGCGTTCGGACTGTCCGTGCTGATCTGGCAGCACATCGTCGGACTCGATGTGCACTGGATGGTGCTGGCCATGTCGGTGATCATCTTGTTGGCGGTCGGCTCGGACTACAACCTGCTGCTGGTGGCGCGGTTCAAAGAGGAGATTCACGCCGGGCTCAAGACCGGCATTATCCGCGCAATGGGCGGCAGCGGTTCCGTCGTCACATCGGCCGGCCTGGTGTTCGCGTTCACCATGATGGCCATGGTGGTCAGTGACCTGCGCGTCATCGGCCAGGTCGGCACCACCATCGGTCTGGGTTTGCTGTTCGACACCTTGGTGGTGCGCTCGTTCATGACACCGTCCATCGCCGCGCTGCTCGGCCGGTGGTTCTGGTGGCCACAACGCGTGCGCACCCGGCCGGCTCGGCACCGGGCGGCGCCGACCGCGCCCGTTAGCCGGGAGTTAGCGGAAGCGAGATCGTAG
- a CDS encoding MmpS family protein, with protein sequence MYRVIKRVWMPLLIAVVVAVGGFTVYRVHGYFGAHGAAGGSSVKYEDTKPFNPKVVVYEIFGQGGAMADINYLDLNATPRRVDGASLPWSLTLSTTDPAVSPNIVAQGNGDTIGCRITVDGVVKDERISNGVNAQTFCLVKSA encoded by the coding sequence ATGTACAGAGTTATCAAACGCGTCTGGATGCCGTTGCTCATTGCCGTTGTCGTCGCCGTCGGCGGGTTCACCGTGTATCGCGTGCACGGCTATTTCGGCGCTCATGGCGCCGCGGGCGGCTCGTCGGTCAAATACGAAGACACCAAGCCGTTCAACCCGAAGGTGGTGGTCTACGAAATCTTCGGCCAAGGCGGCGCCATGGCCGACATCAATTACCTGGATCTCAACGCCACCCCCCGGCGGGTGGACGGTGCATCGCTGCCATGGTCGCTGACGTTGTCGACCACTGACCCTGCGGTGAGCCCGAACATCGTGGCGCAGGGCAACGGCGACACGATCGGCTGCCGCATCACCGTCGACGGCGTGGTCAAAGACGAAAGGATCTCCAACGGCGTGAACGCCCAGACCTTCTGCTTGGTGAAATCCGCATGA
- a CDS encoding DUF732 domain-containing protein, translating to MKVTRFTVAAIAIASALAAPAHADPDTDFDNQLQTYGIYGPHDYNPYLAKIACRRLGDGVDPDAAASARFLSHNLPRGTTPVQTYQFLGTAISFYCPDLAPKLQNIPPVQG from the coding sequence ATGAAGGTAACGAGGTTCACGGTCGCCGCGATCGCCATTGCGAGCGCTCTGGCCGCACCAGCGCACGCCGACCCGGACACCGACTTCGATAACCAGCTTCAGACCTACGGCATCTACGGCCCCCACGACTACAACCCGTACCTGGCCAAAATCGCTTGCCGGCGACTCGGTGACGGCGTCGACCCGGACGCTGCCGCATCCGCCCGATTCCTGTCACACAACTTGCCGCGCGGCACCACACCGGTGCAGACGTATCAGTTCCTCGGCACCGCCATCAGCTTCTACTGCCCCGACCTGGCACCCAAACTGCAAAACATTCCACCGGTCCAAGGCTGA